From Pseudomonas sp. FP2335, the proteins below share one genomic window:
- a CDS encoding AraC family transcriptional regulator → MTRATRITDPSYELMDDHNGLSIIYRQHGFPCPLVRWHFHKEYELHLIVASSGKVFIGDYIGNFYPESLFLTGPNLPHNWISQVEEDEVVPKRDMLVNFTDELLENGSQIFAELKSLAPLLERAQYGIEFRCKKTIAQAMALMQRIEAAQGMARLGHFFILLEVLSACEDYQLLSGVTTPQLADEHSIDRTNRAVDYIFAHYARELPLEEVADYLGMKPTYFSRVFKQATGRTFIEFVNRLRISKSCELLADGDKAVTDVCFESGFNNISNFNRRFQQLKGMTPSHYRRLAVQRLTEQNLA, encoded by the coding sequence ATGACCCGAGCAACGCGCATCACCGACCCTTCCTACGAGCTGATGGACGATCACAACGGTCTGTCCATCATCTATCGTCAGCACGGCTTCCCCTGCCCGCTGGTGCGCTGGCATTTCCACAAGGAATACGAGCTGCACCTGATCGTCGCCAGCTCCGGCAAGGTGTTTATCGGCGACTATATCGGCAATTTCTATCCGGAAAGCCTGTTCCTCACCGGCCCCAACCTGCCCCACAACTGGATCAGCCAGGTTGAAGAAGACGAAGTGGTGCCCAAGCGCGACATGCTGGTGAACTTCACCGATGAATTGCTGGAAAACGGCAGCCAGATCTTCGCCGAGCTCAAGAGCCTGGCGCCGCTGCTGGAACGTGCCCAATACGGCATCGAGTTCCGCTGCAAAAAGACCATCGCCCAGGCCATGGCCTTGATGCAGCGCATCGAGGCTGCCCAGGGCATGGCACGGTTGGGGCACTTTTTTATCCTGTTGGAAGTGCTCAGTGCTTGTGAGGATTACCAGTTGCTGTCTGGCGTGACCACGCCGCAACTGGCTGACGAACACAGCATCGACCGTACCAACCGCGCGGTGGACTACATCTTTGCCCACTACGCGCGCGAGTTGCCGCTGGAGGAAGTGGCGGATTACCTGGGGATGAAACCCACGTATTTCTCGCGGGTGTTCAAACAGGCCACGGGCCGCACGTTTATCGAGTTTGTCAATCGCCTGCGCATCAGCAAATCCTGCGAATTGCTGGCCGATGGCGATAAAGCCGTCACGGATGTGTGCTTTGAGTCGGGCTTCAACAACATCTCCAATTTCAACCGACGCTTCCAACAGCTCAAGGGCATGACGCCGTCCCACTACCGACGCCTGGCGGTGCAGCGGCTCACTGAGCAAAACCTGGCCTGA
- a CDS encoding glycosyltransferase translates to MNQPATKVLVIGYVWPEPRSSAAGGHMMQILQSFLTQGWDITFSSPAALGEHKADLQILGISECAIELNNSSFDDFIRELAPDIVLFDRFMMEEQFGWRVEKHCPDALRVLETSDLQSLRDARQQRLKDHLKAHPDSDDFSALFAPALEEEFQLMADTDIAKREIAAIYRCDISLMISDAEIRLLTEHFKVPAALLHWCPLMLDAPAAPFTPFEDRAHFLSIGNFRHAPNWDAVLWMKNSLWPLIRQQLPGAQLHIYGAYTPPKATALHNPAQGFHVMNWAEDALQVMGAARICLAPLRFGAGIKGKLADAMLCGTPNITTPIGAEAMGDRHPWPGVIAHSAPALAAAAVALYQDRARWTEAQEQGRRLLASRYDTALHAPALVACLAQCRSRLQAHRRDNFTGGMLRHHAHKSTQYMSQWIEAKNRTV, encoded by the coding sequence ATGAATCAGCCCGCCACCAAAGTCCTGGTCATTGGTTATGTCTGGCCGGAGCCGCGCTCCTCGGCCGCTGGCGGACACATGATGCAAATATTGCAGAGTTTCCTTACGCAAGGCTGGGATATCACCTTCAGCAGCCCTGCCGCGCTTGGCGAACACAAGGCCGACCTGCAAATACTCGGCATCAGCGAATGCGCCATCGAACTCAATAACAGCAGCTTCGACGATTTTATCCGCGAACTGGCCCCGGACATCGTGCTGTTCGACCGCTTCATGATGGAAGAGCAATTCGGCTGGCGCGTTGAAAAACACTGCCCCGACGCCCTGCGCGTGCTGGAAACCAGCGACCTGCAAAGCCTGCGCGACGCGCGCCAGCAGCGCCTCAAGGACCACCTCAAGGCCCATCCCGACAGCGACGACTTCAGCGCCCTGTTCGCCCCGGCGCTGGAGGAAGAATTCCAGCTGATGGCCGACACCGATATCGCCAAGCGCGAGATCGCGGCGATTTACCGCTGCGACATCAGCCTGATGATCTCCGACGCGGAAATCCGCCTGCTCACCGAACACTTCAAGGTGCCGGCGGCCCTGCTGCACTGGTGCCCGTTGATGCTTGACGCACCGGCCGCGCCCTTCACCCCGTTTGAAGACCGCGCGCATTTCCTCAGCATCGGCAACTTCCGCCACGCGCCCAACTGGGACGCGGTGCTGTGGATGAAGAACAGCCTGTGGCCGCTGATCCGCCAGCAGCTGCCGGGCGCCCAACTGCACATCTACGGCGCCTACACGCCGCCCAAGGCCACCGCGCTGCACAACCCGGCGCAGGGTTTCCATGTAATGAACTGGGCCGAAGACGCGCTGCAAGTAATGGGCGCAGCACGCATCTGCCTGGCGCCGCTGCGCTTTGGCGCGGGTATCAAGGGCAAGCTGGCGGATGCAATGCTCTGCGGCACGCCGAACATCACCACGCCGATTGGCGCCGAGGCCATGGGCGACAGGCACCCCTGGCCAGGCGTGATCGCCCACAGCGCACCTGCCCTGGCCGCTGCTGCCGTGGCGCTGTATCAGGACCGCGCGCGGTGGACCGAGGCCCAGGAACAGGGGCGTCGATTGCTGGCAAGTCGCTACGACACCGCCCTCCACGCCCCGGCACTGGTGGCCTGCCTGGCGCAGTGCCGCAGCCGCCTCCAAGCCCATCGCCGCGACAACTTCACCGGCGGCATGCTGCGCCATCACGCCCATAAAAGTACCCAGTACATGTCCCAGTGGATCGAGGCGAAAAACCGCACCGTATAA
- the tpx gene encoding thiol peroxidase encodes MAQVTLRGNPVQVEGQLPQVGTPAPDFNLTAGDLSDATLATFAGKRKVLNIFPSVDTPTCATSVRKFNAQANELNNAVVLCISTDLPFAQARFCGSEGLENVKNLSDFRDAAFAVDYGVAIADGPLKGLTARAVVVLDENDNVLHSELVAEIGQEPNYDAALAVLK; translated from the coding sequence ATGGCTCAAGTCACCCTCCGTGGTAACCCTGTCCAGGTTGAAGGCCAATTGCCGCAAGTTGGCACCCCGGCGCCCGATTTCAACCTGACTGCCGGCGATCTGTCGGATGCAACCCTGGCGACCTTTGCCGGCAAGCGCAAAGTGCTGAACATCTTCCCAAGCGTCGACACCCCGACCTGCGCGACCTCGGTGCGCAAGTTCAACGCCCAGGCCAACGAGCTGAACAACGCCGTTGTCCTGTGCATCTCCACCGACCTGCCGTTCGCCCAGGCGCGCTTCTGCGGTTCCGAAGGCCTGGAAAACGTGAAGAACCTGTCTGACTTCCGTGACGCGGCGTTCGCCGTTGACTACGGTGTCGCGATTGCTGATGGCCCGCTGAAAGGCCTGACCGCTCGCGCTGTCGTGGTACTGGACGAAAACGATAACGTCCTGCACAGCGAACTGGTCGCCGAAATCGGCCAAGAGCCAAACTACGATGCAGCCCTGGCTGTGTTGAAGTAA